In Sulfurimonas hongkongensis, a single genomic region encodes these proteins:
- a CDS encoding patatin-like phospholipase family protein, with the protein MSKKSVSLVLGSGGARGLAHVGVIKWLEENDFEIKSISGCSMGALIGGFYAAGRLDNYVEWIKNIDILDMLKLLDFKGSGGFVSGEALMKKMEDLAGNPLIEDLEIKFTAVATNIDEEKEVWMNKGRLLEAIRASISLPLFFTPYSRNGSLLVDGSVLNPVPIAPSFNDSTDLTIAVNLSGEALSEPPLKKENNGSSFSKKIQEYMNKLSMPESIAKEDGMHIVANKSFETMQGSVARMKLAAYPPDIEITIPRNLCSMFEFTRAKEIIEYGYKITKETLEKHEALTSQDDTKE; encoded by the coding sequence ATGAGTAAAAAAAGTGTATCTTTGGTTTTGGGTAGTGGTGGTGCAAGAGGTTTAGCACATGTTGGTGTTATAAAGTGGCTTGAGGAGAATGACTTTGAGATAAAATCCATCTCCGGTTGTTCTATGGGAGCTTTGATTGGTGGATTTTATGCGGCTGGTAGGCTGGATAACTATGTTGAGTGGATAAAAAATATTGACATTTTAGATATGTTAAAACTACTAGATTTTAAAGGCTCTGGAGGTTTTGTCTCGGGAGAGGCTCTTATGAAAAAAATGGAAGATTTAGCTGGTAACCCACTTATAGAAGATTTAGAGATAAAGTTTACCGCAGTGGCTACAAATATAGATGAAGAAAAAGAGGTTTGGATGAATAAGGGACGGCTCTTAGAAGCCATCAGAGCATCTATCTCATTGCCACTATTTTTTACACCTTACTCTAGAAATGGCAGTCTCTTAGTTGATGGAAGTGTTTTAAACCCAGTTCCCATAGCACCTAGTTTTAATGACTCAACTGATCTAACAATAGCTGTAAATTTAAGCGGGGAAGCTCTAAGTGAACCCCCGCTTAAAAAAGAGAACAATGGCTCTTCTTTTTCTAAAAAAATCCAAGAGTATATGAATAAGCTATCTATGCCAGAATCCATAGCTAAAGAAGATGGCATGCATATAGTGGCAAACAAATCTTTTGAGACTATGCAAGGAAGCGTAGCTAGGATGAAGTTAGCCGCATATCCGCCAGATATAGAGATAACTATACCAAGAAATCTATGTAGTATGTTTGAATTTACAAGAGCAAAAGAGATTATAGAATATGGTTACAAAATAACTAAAGAGACTTTAGAAAAACATGAAGCTTTAACATCACAAGATGACACAAAAGAGTAA
- a CDS encoding nucleoside deaminase: protein MNKFLQIALEEAKKSLKEGGIPIGSVLVIDDKIVGRGHNKRVQDGSAILHAEMDCLENAGRLSASDYKKATLYSTLSPCFMCSGAALLYKIPKVVIGENKTFQGPEEHLRSSGVEVEVLDDKECYSLMQNFIKTNPELWNEDIGE, encoded by the coding sequence ATGAATAAATTTTTACAAATAGCCCTAGAAGAAGCAAAAAAGAGTCTCAAAGAGGGTGGAATCCCAATAGGTTCAGTTCTAGTTATTGATGACAAAATTGTAGGTCGTGGTCATAACAAACGGGTTCAAGATGGCAGTGCAATTCTTCACGCTGAGATGGACTGTCTTGAGAATGCTGGAAGATTATCAGCCTCAGACTATAAAAAGGCAACGCTCTACTCTACACTTTCACCTTGCTTTATGTGTAGCGGAGCCGCACTTTTATATAAGATTCCTAAAGTTGTCATAGGTGAAAACAAAACATTTCAAGGTCCTGAGGAGCATTTACGCTCAAGTGGCGTAGAAGTGGAGGTTTTAGATGACAAAGAGTGCTACTCTTTGATGCAAAACTTCATCAAAACAAACCCAGAACTTTGGAATGAAGATATAGGAGAGTAA
- a CDS encoding PAS domain-containing protein, translated as MKNKFKAIFDAQHNIVLVTKGGKRLTEANQAFLDFFGYENIKEFMTHNNCVCEHFIEEKGYLKTNMGALNWIEYIFSNPEKKHLVKMKKENEIYTFKVFAQKITENYFTKDEIVVTFIDITKELKQKQLLEKNTSLNQVLLDNGAVAILLASSKREIIELNKRACEMFGFEKDELIGKSFEIIHASSSSFREFTSEYKKLIDSNITNIEYKFKTKDNRIIWCEVFGTPLDRDDLNKGVIWSLIDITQKKSAQSELEIERKLFSGGPVVVVEWEPSENWPINYISQNSKSVLGFSKDEMLSRDFVFSDLIHRDDISRITKEVSNYISNGANVYEQSYRLKLKSGKYRWFYDFTQLLRDSKGDVVAIRGYIFDQTQLKETKKLLYNEKKRLENIIDGTNIGTWEYNIQTGDVDVNEKWASMIGYTISELSPLSIDTWNKLTHSDDLIQSNKKLMECLEKKSDFYESKCRLKHKDGHWVWVLDRGKVIEWDRDKKALKMAGTHSFIDNEERLKLEVLQSKEMLQELFDNMKSGVAIYEAYNDGEDFVFKDINKASLIMDNLAKEDAIGKRVTEVFPMVKKMGLFDIFKRVYETGISEYHPISFYEDEKLSVYRENFVYRISTKEVIAIYNDETQKVLDKIELEKSAKKAELANEAKSRFLANMSHEIRTPMNAIIGLSELMQDTSLDTKQQDLISKISGSSKMLLGIINDILDYSKIEAGHLKLELEAFELENIFMRLRVIFSDSFEKKGLELCFLSRADVPSVIVSDELRIAQALTNFLSNAYKFTEEGSIKVSVELKQKLSPTKALLCFSVEDEGIGMNKEQLSKLFKAFVQADASTTRKYGGTGLGLVISKKIIEAMGGRVEVDSKEGVGSRFSFEIEVEVKEWQEESNKKDRDFKVVAFDDILKKHEKILELPDLSGLKILLVEDNKINQEVATMMLQRVGIEVFVAQNGQEAVYEYKEYQDDYDLILMDMQMPIMGGEEATRLIREFDKVVPIVALTAASTIEDRQKALDATMNEHLSKPIDSDKLYLIIKELCKDKIFKNSSGAIILDKDFLQNSIGSEKLSKRILVKFKEQLDSEFKDIVLKLKIKDEEAKMDIHALRGMSGNLGAKALSEICKKIEESFDLGIKSSDIKNLETILSKTKDELTRLTQEEIEIEISSIKDTKECKEELIKLKELLFESSVIDDVFFNNIYLFLKDKVTQDRLKELKDSVQDLEYDRAIEVVESLLKEST; from the coding sequence ATGAAAAACAAATTTAAAGCCATATTTGACGCCCAACACAACATAGTTTTAGTGACTAAAGGCGGAAAAAGGCTTACAGAGGCAAACCAAGCATTTTTAGATTTTTTTGGCTATGAAAATATAAAAGAATTTATGACTCATAATAACTGTGTGTGCGAACATTTTATCGAAGAAAAAGGCTACTTAAAGACTAATATGGGAGCTTTAAATTGGATAGAGTATATCTTTAGTAATCCAGAAAAAAAACATCTCGTAAAGATGAAAAAAGAGAATGAGATATATACTTTTAAAGTTTTTGCTCAAAAAATAACAGAAAATTACTTTACTAAAGATGAAATAGTAGTAACTTTTATAGATATAACTAAAGAGCTAAAACAAAAACAGTTGCTAGAAAAAAACACAAGTTTAAATCAGGTTCTCTTAGATAATGGTGCTGTAGCTATTTTGTTGGCATCTTCAAAAAGAGAAATTATTGAATTAAATAAAAGAGCTTGTGAAATGTTTGGCTTTGAAAAAGATGAGTTAATAGGTAAAAGCTTCGAAATTATACATGCCTCATCTAGTTCTTTTAGAGAGTTTACGAGTGAGTATAAAAAACTAATAGACTCAAATATAACAAATATAGAGTATAAATTCAAAACAAAAGATAACAGAATTATCTGGTGTGAAGTTTTTGGAACTCCACTAGATAGAGATGATTTAAATAAAGGCGTCATCTGGAGTTTGATAGATATAACACAAAAAAAATCTGCACAGAGTGAGCTAGAAATAGAGAGAAAGCTCTTCTCTGGAGGTCCTGTTGTGGTTGTAGAGTGGGAGCCAAGCGAGAATTGGCCTATAAACTATATCTCTCAAAATTCTAAGTCAGTTTTAGGTTTTTCAAAAGATGAGATGCTAAGTAGAGATTTTGTATTTTCAGATCTGATTCATAGGGATGATATATCAAGGATAACTAAAGAAGTAAGTAACTATATCTCAAACGGTGCAAATGTTTATGAGCAATCTTATCGATTAAAACTAAAGAGTGGCAAGTATAGATGGTTTTATGATTTTACGCAACTTCTAAGAGATAGCAAAGGCGATGTTGTTGCCATTCGCGGATATATTTTTGATCAAACTCAGCTTAAAGAGACAAAGAAGCTTCTTTATAATGAAAAAAAGAGGTTAGAAAATATCATAGATGGTACCAATATCGGTACTTGGGAATACAATATCCAAACTGGAGATGTTGACGTTAATGAGAAATGGGCTAGCATGATAGGTTATACTATCAGTGAACTCTCCCCCTTAAGCATAGATACTTGGAATAAGTTAACTCATTCTGATGACCTAATACAGAGTAATAAAAAACTTATGGAGTGTCTTGAGAAAAAAAGTGATTTTTATGAATCAAAATGTAGATTGAAACACAAAGATGGTCATTGGGTTTGGGTGCTTGATAGAGGAAAGGTTATAGAGTGGGATAGAGATAAAAAAGCTCTTAAGATGGCTGGAACTCATAGCTTTATAGACAATGAAGAGAGATTAAAACTAGAGGTATTGCAAAGTAAAGAGATGCTACAAGAGCTTTTTGATAACATGAAAAGCGGAGTGGCTATATATGAAGCTTATAATGATGGAGAAGATTTTGTATTTAAAGATATAAATAAAGCCTCACTGATTATGGATAACTTAGCAAAAGAAGATGCCATAGGTAAGAGAGTTACTGAAGTTTTTCCAATGGTCAAAAAGATGGGTCTTTTTGATATTTTTAAGAGAGTCTATGAAACAGGCATCTCAGAATATCATCCTATATCTTTTTATGAAGATGAAAAGCTTAGTGTCTATAGAGAGAATTTTGTTTATAGAATCTCTACTAAAGAAGTTATAGCTATATATAATGATGAAACCCAAAAAGTTTTAGACAAGATAGAACTTGAAAAAAGTGCTAAAAAGGCAGAACTAGCAAACGAAGCAAAGAGTCGATTTTTAGCAAATATGAGTCATGAGATAAGAACTCCGATGAATGCTATCATAGGTTTAAGTGAGCTTATGCAAGATACAAGCTTAGATACAAAGCAACAAGATTTAATATCTAAGATAAGTGGATCTTCAAAAATGCTTCTTGGTATTATAAATGATATTTTGGACTACTCCAAGATAGAAGCAGGGCACCTTAAGCTTGAGTTAGAAGCTTTTGAGTTAGAAAATATTTTTATGAGACTTCGTGTGATATTTAGCGATAGTTTTGAGAAAAAAGGCTTAGAACTTTGCTTTTTAAGTAGGGCTGATGTTCCTAGTGTTATAGTCTCTGATGAGCTTAGAATAGCACAAGCCTTAACTAACTTTTTAAGTAATGCGTACAAGTTTACAGAAGAAGGCAGTATCAAAGTCTCTGTAGAGCTAAAGCAAAAGCTAAGCCCAACAAAAGCACTTCTTTGTTTTAGTGTAGAAGATGAGGGCATAGGAATGAACAAAGAGCAACTCTCTAAGCTCTTTAAAGCTTTTGTTCAGGCTGATGCTTCAACAACAAGAAAGTATGGAGGAACTGGACTAGGACTTGTAATTTCAAAAAAAATTATAGAAGCGATGGGCGGGAGAGTTGAGGTTGATAGTAAAGAAGGAGTTGGGAGTAGGTTTAGTTTTGAGATAGAAGTTGAGGTTAAAGAGTGGCAAGAGGAGTCTAATAAAAAAGACAGAGATTTTAAAGTAGTGGCTTTTGATGATATTTTAAAAAAGCATGAAAAAATCTTAGAGCTACCAGATTTAAGCGGACTCAAAATCTTGCTTGTTGAAGATAATAAAATAAATCAAGAAGTAGCAACGATGATGCTGCAAAGAGTAGGTATAGAAGTATTTGTAGCTCAAAATGGACAAGAAGCTGTATATGAATACAAAGAGTATCAAGATGATTATGACTTGATACTTATGGATATGCAGATGCCAATCATGGGTGGAGAAGAAGCAACAAGGCTTATAAGAGAGTTTGATAAGGTTGTCCCAATAGTAGCATTAACCGCAGCTTCAACCATAGAAGATAGGCAAAAAGCCTTAGATGCAACTATGAATGAGCATCTATCAAAGCCTATTGATTCAGATAAACTCTACTTAATAATCAAAGAGCTTTGTAAAGATAAGATTTTTAAAAACTCAAGTGGAGCCATAATCTTAGATAAAGATTTTTTGCAAAATTCCATTGGTTCAGAGAAACTCTCAAAAAGGATACTTGTTAAATTTAAAGAGCAGTTAGATAGTGAGTTTAAAGATATAGTTTTAAAGCTAAAGATCAAAGATGAAGAAGCTAAAATGGATATTCATGCACTAAGGGGAATGAGTGGAAATTTAGGTGCTAAAGCACTTAGTGAGATTTGTAAAAAGATAGAAGAGTCATTTGATCTGGGTATAAAAAGTAGTGACATAAAAAATCTTGAGACCATACTAAGTAAGACTAAAGATGAGCTAACTAGATTGACACAAGAAGAAATAGAGATAGAGATAAGTAGTATAAAAGATACAAAAGAGTGTAAAGAGGAGCTTATAAAGCTAAAAGAGTTGCTTTTTGAATCATCCGTAATTGATGATGTTTTTTTTAACAACATCTACCTATTTTTAAAAGATAAAGTAACACAAGACAGACTCAAAGAGTTAAAAGATAGTGTGCAAGATTTAGAGTATGATAGAGCTATAGAAGTTGTGGAGAGTTTGCTAAAAGAGAGTACCTAG
- a CDS encoding sigma-54-dependent transcriptional regulator yields the protein MKIAIVEDDINMRKSLEIAMSDYKEFKIITFKNAVDALKKLDSTFDLVITDINMPKMDGIEFVKELNGKYEVIIMTGNATLSRAIESIQLGVKDFLLKPFDVDTLVAAIKREDKIQKAQKRVPKKKSDASGFLGSSSALRKVLNIADKACKTDASILLLGQSGVGKEVFADYIHKNSPRAKKPFVAINMAAIPENLIESELFGFEKGAFTDATEAKAGQFELAQGGTLFLDEIAEMPYSLQAKLLRALQEKEVRRLGSSKSIKIDIRVVSATNANLEQKIKDGEFREDLYYRLNTIPLNIPPLSQRKDEILEIADAMIEVNCKKYSFKAKRLSEDAKKQLLSYAWPGNIRELLSVIERAVILSESDIIKTDELFLQNKIQ from the coding sequence GTGAAGATTGCAATAGTAGAAGACGATATAAATATGAGAAAATCTTTAGAGATTGCAATGAGCGACTATAAAGAGTTTAAAATCATCACATTTAAAAATGCAGTAGATGCTCTTAAAAAACTCGACAGCACTTTTGACCTAGTCATTACAGATATAAATATGCCAAAGATGGATGGCATTGAGTTTGTAAAAGAATTAAATGGCAAATATGAAGTCATAATAATGACAGGAAATGCGACACTCTCTCGTGCTATAGAGTCCATACAACTAGGCGTTAAAGATTTTTTGTTAAAACCTTTTGATGTTGATACTTTAGTAGCAGCTATAAAAAGAGAAGATAAAATCCAAAAAGCACAAAAAAGGGTTCCTAAGAAAAAAAGTGATGCTAGCGGATTTTTAGGAAGTTCTAGTGCTTTGCGAAAGGTTTTAAACATAGCAGACAAAGCTTGTAAGACTGATGCAAGCATACTTTTACTGGGCCAAAGCGGAGTTGGCAAAGAGGTTTTTGCTGACTATATACATAAAAACTCGCCTCGTGCAAAAAAGCCTTTTGTTGCGATAAATATGGCGGCAATTCCAGAAAACCTTATAGAGAGTGAGCTTTTTGGTTTTGAAAAAGGTGCATTCACTGACGCAACTGAAGCAAAAGCTGGGCAGTTTGAACTAGCACAAGGTGGTACACTTTTCTTAGATGAAATAGCAGAGATGCCCTACTCTCTTCAAGCAAAACTTCTTCGAGCATTGCAAGAAAAAGAGGTAAGACGTTTAGGCTCATCAAAGAGTATTAAGATTGATATTCGTGTTGTCTCAGCTACAAATGCTAACCTTGAACAAAAGATAAAAGATGGAGAATTTAGAGAAGATTTGTACTATAGATTAAACACTATTCCTCTAAATATTCCACCACTTAGCCAAAGAAAAGATGAAATTTTAGAGATTGCAGATGCAATGATAGAAGTTAACTGTAAAAAGTACTCATTTAAGGCAAAAAGACTCAGCGAAGATGCAAAAAAGCAACTTCTATCATATGCTTGGCCAGGAAACATTAGAGAACTTTTATCAGTAATTGAGCGTGCAGTTATACTTAGTGAATCAGATATTATAAAAACAGATGAACTTTTTTTACAAAATAAAATACAATAG
- a CDS encoding GGDEF domain-containing response regulator, translating into MDKIDINKKPTLLLVDDMTTNLLLLNDLLKDEYEVKVAKNGKKAIEIALSDMGVDLILLDIMMPEMDGYEVCKILKNNEQTKNIPIIFVTAKDSQEDEEYGLNLGAIDYITKPFKKTIVKLRVRNHIELKLKSDILEELSMYDGLTHIPNRRYFDEMFERRYKEALRQSEDLTVIMIDIDFFKPYNDNYGHGKGDEALRKVAIALKDTLKRPNDFIARYGGEEFVVLLNNLPQENISIVANELLDAVRNLNIEHLYSKVQNKITISLGIFHKSEDLNIEKDEILSSADGLLYEAKESGRNKFCSNNEALVYEKQI; encoded by the coding sequence GTGGACAAAATAGATATAAATAAAAAGCCGACTCTTTTATTAGTTGATGATATGACAACAAACTTACTGCTTTTAAATGATTTGTTAAAAGATGAGTACGAAGTTAAAGTTGCCAAAAATGGAAAAAAAGCTATTGAGATTGCGCTTAGTGATATGGGGGTAGATTTGATACTCTTAGATATTATGATGCCAGAGATGGATGGCTATGAAGTTTGTAAGATTTTGAAAAACAATGAACAAACTAAAAATATTCCCATCATCTTTGTAACTGCAAAAGATAGTCAAGAAGATGAAGAGTATGGCTTAAACTTAGGGGCTATAGACTATATAACGAAACCTTTTAAAAAAACTATTGTAAAACTAAGAGTGAGAAATCATATAGAGTTAAAGCTTAAAAGTGACATATTAGAAGAGTTGTCTATGTATGATGGCTTGACACATATTCCAAACAGAAGGTACTTTGATGAGATGTTTGAGAGACGATATAAAGAGGCTCTGCGTCAAAGTGAAGATTTGACAGTAATTATGATAGATATTGATTTTTTTAAGCCTTATAATGATAATTATGGACATGGAAAAGGTGATGAAGCACTTAGAAAGGTAGCTATTGCTCTAAAGGATACTCTAAAAAGACCAAACGATTTTATAGCAAGGTATGGTGGAGAGGAGTTTGTAGTCCTTCTTAACAATTTACCGCAAGAAAATATCTCAATAGTCGCTAATGAACTCTTAGATGCAGTAAGAAATTTAAACATAGAACATCTATATTCAAAAGTTCAAAATAAAATAACTATTAGTTTGGGAATCTTTCATAAATCAGAAGATTTAAATATAGAAAAAGATGAGATACTATCATCTGCTGATGGGCTACTGTATGAAGCAAAAGAGAGTGGCAGAAATAAGTTTTGCTCAAATAACGAGGCTTTAGTATATGAAAAACAAATTTAA
- a CDS encoding P-II family nitrogen regulator, with product MKKVEAVIKPFKLEDVKNALAKIGIIGMTVSEVKGYGRQKGHNELYRGAEYVVEFLPKIKIEMVVEDESVEKVTETIIQAARTGKIGDGKIFVSDIKKIIRIRTGEINSEAI from the coding sequence ATGAAAAAAGTTGAAGCAGTTATAAAACCATTTAAGTTAGAAGATGTAAAAAATGCCTTGGCCAAGATAGGTATAATAGGTATGACAGTTAGTGAAGTTAAAGGATATGGACGTCAAAAGGGTCATAATGAACTTTATCGCGGAGCTGAATATGTTGTAGAATTTTTGCCAAAAATAAAAATCGAAATGGTAGTAGAAGATGAGAGTGTAGAAAAAGTAACTGAGACTATTATACAAGCGGCTAGAACTGGAAAAATAGGTGATGGAAAAATATTTGTTAGTGATATAAAAAAAATTATTAGAATCAGAACAGGTGAAATAAATAGCGAAGCTATTTAG
- a CDS encoding LPP20 family lipoprotein, whose amino-acid sequence MRKLLLLVAILYSSSIIADSSLEPKISQIDSKVCAIDNKVESIQSDIKDMSKPRAVAKEGERVLSRETDILVSVIGQGVAPMNTASPAQAYALAKRAATADAYRLIAEKVVGVRIDGQDSIKNMMVKRSTIRTSVKAMVRNANIVETTFKEGLCEVEMEILISYSDFAL is encoded by the coding sequence ATGAGAAAACTTCTACTACTAGTGGCAATCTTATATTCGTCATCTATAATTGCTGATTCATCTTTAGAGCCTAAAATATCTCAGATTGATTCTAAGGTATGTGCTATAGACAACAAGGTTGAATCCATACAATCTGATATAAAAGATATGAGCAAGCCTAGAGCTGTAGCAAAAGAGGGAGAGCGAGTTTTAAGTAGAGAGACTGATATCCTTGTTAGTGTTATTGGGCAGGGCGTAGCACCTATGAACACTGCTTCTCCAGCACAAGCTTACGCACTCGCAAAAAGAGCAGCAACAGCTGATGCTTACAGACTTATAGCCGAAAAAGTGGTTGGTGTTCGAATTGATGGTCAGGACTCTATCAAAAATATGATGGTCAAAAGATCAACAATCCGTACATCAGTAAAAGCGATGGTAAGAAATGCAAACATTGTTGAGACTACTTTTAAAGAGGGGCTATGCGAAGTAGAGATGGAAATTTTAATCTCTTACTCAGATTTTGCTCTTTAG
- the gyrA gene encoding DNA gyrase subunit A produces MSDLLNNDEVQTINIEETLQNSYLDYSMSVIVGRALPDVRDGLKPVHRRILYAMDKLSLSHGSKFKKSARIVGDVIGQYHPHGDTAVYDALVRMAQDFSMRMQLVDGQGNFGSIDGDNAAAMRYTEARMTKYAGELLKDLEKNTVNMIDNYDGTTKEPDVMPTRVPNLLINGSSGIAVGMATNIPPHNPKEILMGLKALLADPNISLSGIMQHIKAPDFPTGGIIFGKKGIMDAYETGRGRIKVRAKTHIEQKAKKEVIVIDELPYQVNKARLIENIANLVKDKMIDGVSEVRDESDRDGMRVVIELKRDTMSEIVLNNLFKQTSMQTTFGIIMLSILNQEPRIFGIIDVLKHFINHRKTVIIRRTIFDLEKAKARAHILEGLKKAIDIIDDVIRVIRASGNEEDAKNNLVSEFEFSEIQAASIVAMRLGRLTGLEIEKIENELAELMKLIEYLESILKSEEVLHGIIGEEFDEVLEVYGSNKRKTEVEDDYDDIDIEDLIPNEPMVVTITHRGYIKRVPLAQYEKQKRGGKGKTAITTYEDDFIERFFTCNTHDTLLFVTDRGQLHWLKVYKIPEGSRVAKGKAVVNLLNLMADERIRSIIPTTDFSEEKSLVFFTQKGVVKRTNLSEFSNIRSNGVRAIVLDEDDALITAKIADQDIKYLFIVTKLAQCIKFDIEKIREQGRSTRGVRGIKFKHEDDEVIDANIIANDEQEILVVSEKGIGKRTSAGEYRLTNRGGSGVIAMKMTNKTGKYVVGCLMVDETMDMMALTVAGKMIRVDMQTISKSSRNTSGVYIVKGDDVASVSRCPKKPDEEDEEDDMTPIDILDVE; encoded by the coding sequence ATGAGCGATTTGCTAAACAATGATGAAGTACAAACTATAAATATAGAAGAGACTCTTCAAAACAGTTACCTCGATTATTCTATGAGTGTAATCGTAGGTCGAGCCTTGCCAGATGTTCGTGATGGGCTTAAACCTGTTCACAGAAGGATTCTTTATGCGATGGACAAACTAAGCCTCTCTCACGGCTCAAAGTTTAAAAAGTCTGCTCGTATAGTTGGTGATGTTATTGGTCAGTATCATCCACACGGTGATACTGCTGTTTATGATGCACTAGTTCGTATGGCTCAAGATTTCTCTATGAGAATGCAACTAGTAGATGGTCAAGGAAACTTTGGCTCCATAGACGGTGACAACGCTGCTGCTATGCGTTATACTGAAGCTAGGATGACAAAATATGCAGGCGAACTTCTAAAAGACTTAGAAAAAAACACTGTAAATATGATAGACAACTATGATGGTACTACAAAAGAGCCAGATGTTATGCCAACTCGTGTTCCAAACCTGCTAATAAATGGCTCATCAGGTATAGCAGTTGGTATGGCTACAAACATCCCTCCACATAACCCTAAAGAGATTTTAATGGGGCTAAAAGCACTGCTAGCTGACCCTAATATCTCACTGAGTGGGATTATGCAACACATAAAAGCCCCTGATTTTCCAACTGGCGGTATCATTTTTGGTAAAAAAGGTATTATGGATGCATATGAGACTGGTCGTGGGCGTATCAAAGTTCGTGCTAAAACTCATATAGAGCAAAAAGCTAAAAAGGAAGTTATTGTCATTGATGAACTTCCATACCAAGTAAACAAAGCTAGGCTTATAGAAAACATAGCAAATCTAGTAAAAGACAAGATGATAGATGGAGTCTCTGAGGTCCGTGATGAGTCTGACCGTGATGGGATGAGAGTCGTGATAGAGCTAAAGCGAGATACTATGAGTGAGATTGTTCTTAACAATCTTTTTAAACAAACTAGCATGCAAACTACTTTTGGTATCATCATGCTCTCTATTTTAAACCAAGAGCCTAGAATCTTTGGCATTATAGATGTGCTAAAACATTTTATAAATCATCGTAAAACTGTTATCATCCGTCGTACTATTTTTGACCTTGAAAAAGCAAAAGCTAGAGCGCACATCTTAGAGGGTCTCAAAAAGGCCATCGATATTATTGACGATGTTATCCGCGTTATTCGTGCCTCAGGAAATGAAGAAGATGCAAAGAACAATCTTGTAAGTGAGTTTGAGTTCTCTGAGATTCAAGCTGCAAGTATCGTAGCTATGAGACTTGGCCGCTTAACTGGTTTAGAGATAGAAAAGATTGAAAATGAACTAGCAGAGCTTATGAAGCTCATAGAGTACCTAGAGTCTATCTTAAAAAGTGAAGAGGTTCTTCATGGCATCATAGGTGAAGAGTTTGATGAAGTTCTTGAAGTTTATGGATCAAACAAAAGAAAAACAGAAGTAGAAGATGATTATGATGACATAGATATAGAAGATCTTATCCCAAATGAGCCGATGGTTGTAACCATCACTCATAGAGGTTATATAAAAAGAGTGCCACTAGCTCAGTATGAAAAACAAAAAAGAGGTGGAAAAGGCAAGACTGCAATAACTACTTATGAAGATGATTTTATAGAGAGATTTTTCACTTGTAACACTCATGACACACTTCTTTTTGTAACAGACCGTGGTCAACTTCACTGGTTAAAAGTATATAAAATCCCAGAGGGAAGCAGAGTAGCAAAAGGAAAAGCTGTAGTAAATCTTCTAAACCTAATGGCAGATGAGAGAATCCGCTCTATCATACCAACAACAGACTTTAGTGAAGAAAAAAGCTTAGTATTCTTTACGCAAAAAGGTGTTGTAAAGAGAACAAACTTAAGTGAGTTTTCAAACATCAGAAGCAACGGCGTAAGAGCTATAGTTTTAGATGAAGATGATGCGCTAATTACTGCTAAAATAGCCGATCAAGATATAAAATACTTGTTTATAGTTACAAAACTAGCACAGTGTATAAAGTTTGACATAGAAAAGATCCGTGAGCAAGGTCGAAGTACGCGTGGAGTTAGAGGTATCAAGTTTAAACATGAAGATGATGAAGTCATAGATGCTAACATCATTGCAAATGATGAGCAAGAGATTTTAGTAGTATCTGAAAAAGGTATCGGTAAAAGAACATCTGCTGGTGAGTATCGTTTAACGAATCGTGGTGGTTCTGGTGTTATTGCTATGAAGATGACCAATAAAACTGGTAAATATGTAGTTGGTTGTCTGATGGTAGATGAGACTATGGATATGATGGCGCTTACAGTTGCTGGAAAGATGATAAGAGTTGATATGCAAACCATCTCAAAATCAAGCAGAAATACATCTGGCGTATATATAGTAAAAGGCGATGACGTTGCAAGTGTCTCAAGATGCCCTAAAAAACCTGATGAAGAAGATGAAGAAGATGATATGACTCCAATCGATATATTAGATGTGGAATAG